One genomic window of Arthrobacter caoxuetaonis includes the following:
- a CDS encoding branched-chain amino acid ABC transporter permease — protein sequence MGMVVAVAGIFAGLLLAAPAVHATTAPPPASESPASEGSTEATAQDSGNTGGDEVTDGAEYQDRISGVLRNAGSPVAGVKIKASGNGYEAETQTAENGSWSIGVPEQGAFEVELDESTLPEGMALAEGQQNPRTVTFAGTSNITTLFLLGEGIVLQGDTFGTKLIERAVAGLSFGLLLALSAVGLSLIFGTTGLTNFAHGEMVTFGAVLAFGFSALGLPLWLALILAVVGGAGLGYVQDAGLWKPLRKRGTGLVPMMIVSIGLALALRYTILFFFGGATQQLPNSQSPMLELGPISIARNNLVSLAVSLVVILIVAALLLRTRIGKATRAVADNPPLAAASGIDVDRVIRIVWMAGGALAALGGILWAYYRPGVSFNMGQQILLLIFASVTLGGLGTVFGALIGSIIVGLFVELSTLWLEADLKYVGALLIMILVLLVRPQGILGRRERIG from the coding sequence ATGGGGATGGTCGTGGCGGTGGCCGGCATATTTGCCGGGCTCCTGCTCGCTGCCCCTGCCGTGCATGCAACGACAGCTCCACCCCCGGCGTCGGAATCCCCGGCCTCGGAGGGCAGTACCGAGGCAACAGCGCAGGACTCCGGGAACACCGGAGGGGACGAAGTGACCGACGGCGCCGAGTACCAGGACCGCATCAGCGGAGTCCTGCGAAACGCAGGTTCCCCGGTTGCCGGAGTGAAAATCAAGGCAAGCGGCAACGGTTACGAAGCCGAGACGCAGACCGCCGAGAACGGTTCCTGGTCCATCGGGGTTCCCGAACAAGGTGCGTTTGAGGTGGAACTGGATGAATCCACGCTCCCCGAAGGCATGGCCTTGGCCGAGGGCCAGCAGAACCCGCGTACCGTGACTTTCGCCGGAACCTCGAACATCACCACACTCTTCCTCCTGGGTGAAGGCATAGTCCTGCAGGGAGACACCTTCGGCACCAAGCTCATCGAGCGGGCCGTCGCCGGACTCAGCTTTGGACTGCTGCTGGCCCTTAGCGCCGTCGGACTTTCCCTGATCTTCGGCACCACCGGGCTGACAAACTTTGCCCACGGCGAGATGGTGACCTTCGGCGCCGTACTGGCGTTCGGTTTCTCCGCATTGGGCCTGCCGCTGTGGCTGGCACTGATACTGGCGGTGGTCGGAGGCGCAGGCCTTGGCTACGTGCAGGACGCAGGGTTGTGGAAACCGCTGCGCAAACGGGGAACCGGACTGGTTCCCATGATGATCGTGAGCATTGGCCTGGCACTGGCGCTGCGCTACACCATCCTCTTCTTCTTCGGCGGGGCAACCCAGCAGCTGCCTAACTCGCAGAGTCCGATGCTCGAGCTGGGTCCCATTTCGATCGCGCGGAACAACCTGGTTTCCCTAGCCGTCTCACTGGTCGTCATCCTGATCGTGGCCGCCCTGCTGCTGCGTACCCGGATCGGCAAGGCCACCCGTGCCGTCGCGGACAACCCGCCGCTGGCAGCGGCCTCGGGCATCGACGTCGACCGCGTGATCCGCATTGTCTGGATGGCCGGCGGTGCGCTTGCCGCGCTCGGCGGCATCCTGTGGGCGTACTACCGCCCCGGTGTCTCCTTCAACATGGGCCAGCAGATCCTGCTGCTGATCTTCGCGTCCGTGACCCTTGGTGGACTCGGTACGGTGTTCGGCGCCCTGATCGGTTCGATCATCGTGGGACTCTTCGTGGAACTCTCCACCCTCTGGCTCGAGGCGGACCTGAAGTACGTCGGCGCGCTGCTCATCATGATTCTCGTCCTCCTGGTTCGGCCGCAGGGTATCCTCGGCCGCCGAGAGCGCATAGGTTAG
- a CDS encoding Bax inhibitor-1/YccA family protein — protein MALGGNPVFNGKNFRSQTRGGAATVPSGGPFAGPQQDPMSPQQLQDLYAAPSAGPSETGRMTYDDVIMKTLGCLAVVLLGAAIPVFVLPGAAGLLMIVGALGGFVLGLVNSFKREPVPALILGYAVLEGMFLGALTQILDAMYPGIGLQAVVGTLSVFAVTLLLFKNGKVRATPKAMRFFMIALTGYAVFSLVNVGLMIFGVVDDPWGVRGFQIAGIPLGVIIGLLAVGLAAFSLIMDFTSIEQGVKAGAPQRYSWTAAFGLTVTLVWLYVEIIRILAILRGDD, from the coding sequence ATGGCACTAGGCGGCAACCCTGTTTTCAACGGGAAGAATTTCCGTTCCCAGACCCGCGGCGGAGCGGCCACCGTTCCGTCCGGCGGCCCGTTTGCAGGACCCCAGCAGGACCCCATGAGCCCTCAGCAGCTCCAGGATCTCTATGCAGCTCCTTCCGCAGGACCCTCCGAGACCGGACGGATGACGTATGACGACGTCATCATGAAGACCCTTGGCTGCCTGGCGGTTGTCCTGCTCGGTGCTGCGATCCCCGTGTTCGTGCTTCCCGGCGCGGCCGGCCTGCTCATGATCGTGGGCGCGCTCGGCGGCTTCGTCCTGGGCCTCGTCAACTCGTTCAAGCGCGAGCCGGTTCCGGCGCTCATCCTGGGTTACGCGGTGCTCGAAGGTATGTTCCTCGGCGCACTGACACAGATCCTGGACGCGATGTACCCGGGCATCGGCCTGCAGGCCGTAGTGGGCACGCTCTCTGTGTTCGCCGTGACCCTGCTCCTGTTCAAGAACGGCAAGGTGCGTGCCACGCCGAAGGCGATGCGCTTCTTCATGATCGCCCTGACCGGCTACGCGGTGTTCTCGCTGGTGAACGTGGGCCTCATGATCTTTGGCGTGGTTGACGATCCGTGGGGCGTGCGGGGCTTTCAGATTGCCGGTATTCCGCTGGGCGTCATCATTGGCCTTCTGGCCGTTGGCCTCGCGGCCTTCTCGCTGATCATGGACTTCACTTCGATTGAGCAGGGCGTGAAGGCCGGTGCTCCGCAGCGCTACTCGTGGACCGCGGCTTTCGGCTTGACCGTGACCCTGGTCTGGCTCTACGTGGAGATCATCCGGATCCTCGCGATCCTGCGCGGCGACGACTAA
- a CDS encoding GAF and ANTAR domain-containing protein → MVTQVQAEHAAAFQDLLLCADGLEAYLAELAVLAVAIAGAAEVRGCSIVIERPRRKRVAGDSDARAARLAEPVFAAGGPGAEAITGDTSVVVTDAWTETRRGAFPGTAAVEGLRSMAAVPLALEDGARGVLCFYSPRQHLFQPAMLRTAERIAAEASGTLCLALRIDGQMHRARNLQAALESRTVVDLAVGIIMGQNGCSQQAAVEILRSVSNTRNVKIRSVAAGVVAAVSERVSTHFDE, encoded by the coding sequence ATGGTGACACAGGTGCAGGCCGAACATGCCGCGGCCTTCCAGGACCTGCTGCTCTGCGCAGATGGACTGGAGGCGTATTTAGCGGAGCTCGCTGTGCTGGCGGTAGCGATCGCCGGTGCCGCAGAGGTACGCGGATGCTCGATCGTCATTGAGCGCCCCAGGCGCAAACGGGTGGCAGGCGACAGCGATGCCCGCGCAGCCCGGCTGGCAGAACCGGTTTTCGCGGCAGGAGGTCCGGGAGCCGAAGCCATCACAGGGGATACCTCCGTAGTGGTGACCGACGCCTGGACCGAAACACGCCGCGGCGCCTTCCCGGGGACGGCAGCGGTGGAAGGCCTGCGGTCCATGGCCGCCGTACCGCTTGCGCTGGAGGACGGCGCCCGCGGTGTCCTCTGCTTCTATTCACCGCGCCAGCATCTTTTCCAGCCCGCAATGCTGCGTACCGCCGAGAGGATCGCGGCCGAGGCATCAGGGACGCTGTGCCTTGCCCTGCGCATTGACGGGCAAATGCACCGGGCACGCAACCTGCAGGCGGCATTGGAGTCCCGGACCGTGGTCGATCTGGCGGTGGGGATCATCATGGGCCAAAACGGATGCAGCCAGCAGGCGGCAGTGGAAATTCTCCGGAGTGTTTCGAACACCCGCAACGTCAAAATCCGGTCGGTCGCTGCCGGAGTGGTGGCCGCTGTCAGCGAACGGGTCAGCACGCACTTCGATGAGTAG